From one Halosimplex rubrum genomic stretch:
- a CDS encoding PAS domain-containing sensor histidine kinase produces MSVFRGVTLPSAFDDLDTGITLHDPESGAILDVNERLEQLYGYSAAELREMSVGEYTAPSTKYTESEATRRIRAAAAGERQSFEWQIERATGELRWVRVRLSPTTIDGEECVLAEIDDITEYRTRERRLRLLSRIVRHNLRNRMDLVRGRAAHVGRAVDDEALSAEAETIARVADEVGGLSDSVTQIEEMAEPDATEREPTNVRAVVGPVVQGARESYPDAELSLVVDENAWLMADEGLRYALEHAVENAIEHNDRESPTVEVTVTADDGGQCVIRVADDGPPIPDVETDVLDETVAASSTYHGTGVGLWVMQWCVNSLGGELSFAANEPGGNVVTVSLPRVDERDASR; encoded by the coding sequence TGCGATTCTGGACGTGAACGAGCGCCTGGAGCAGCTGTACGGCTACTCGGCGGCGGAGCTCCGGGAGATGTCGGTCGGCGAGTACACCGCACCGTCGACCAAGTACACGGAGAGCGAGGCCACGCGGCGGATCCGGGCGGCCGCCGCCGGCGAGCGCCAGAGCTTCGAGTGGCAGATCGAGCGCGCGACCGGGGAGTTGCGCTGGGTTCGGGTCCGTCTGAGTCCGACGACTATCGACGGAGAGGAGTGCGTCCTCGCGGAGATCGACGACATCACGGAGTACCGGACCCGCGAGCGGCGGTTGCGCCTGCTCAGTCGGATCGTCCGTCACAACCTCCGCAACAGGATGGACCTCGTGCGAGGGCGCGCGGCCCACGTCGGCCGGGCCGTCGACGACGAGGCGCTGTCCGCCGAGGCGGAGACGATCGCGCGAGTCGCCGACGAGGTCGGCGGCCTCAGCGACTCCGTCACCCAGATCGAGGAGATGGCCGAACCCGACGCGACCGAGCGGGAGCCGACGAACGTCCGCGCGGTCGTCGGACCCGTCGTCCAGGGCGCCCGCGAGTCCTATCCCGACGCGGAGCTCTCCCTCGTCGTCGACGAGAACGCCTGGCTGATGGCCGACGAGGGGCTTCGCTACGCGCTCGAACACGCCGTCGAGAACGCGATCGAACACAACGACCGCGAGTCACCGACCGTCGAGGTGACCGTGACCGCGGACGACGGCGGCCAGTGCGTGATCCGCGTCGCCGACGACGGGCCGCCGATCCCCGACGTGGAGACCGACGTGCTCGACGAGACCGTCGCGGCCAGCAGCACCTACCACGGCACCGGCGTCGGCCTCTGGGTGATGCAGTGGTGCGTGAACTCGCTCGGCGGCGAACTCTCCTTCGCGGCGAACGAACCGGGTGGGAACGTCGTCACCGTCTCGCTCCCGCGGGTCGACGAGCGCGACGCGAGCCGGTGA